Proteins from a genomic interval of Amphiura filiformis chromosome 9, Afil_fr2py, whole genome shotgun sequence:
- the LOC140161259 gene encoding uncharacterized protein gives MTTGHVLPGYGPVVGNITQFRSKSADPTMSSYKFRGGQMLREPALDFTNPLLLAQIKRDARNAWTEDMKDWMDTPEKRPTTYAHSFYRKGPVESEDPVILRPTSPTRRNKPHPKEVFMKCNLQKVPGYHDPYNAMGQEMHVVQGFQNPDTTIREDVYLVDGLCDKYEQSSRQQLRKKFVARPNTSYTSSAIRYHDTQREKLKRAMNDPRSAQAAEAWMKLANERDRKAAQFVIDQSHYQLPEKTRTQRSPRMVETADQIKTPFHASVHRFLKAAGPQEARAVESLLKSSTAPKALPMSGPHFHITDYSKRIRIHPKHTRTDFTHHPDFYP, from the exons ATGACTACAGGACACGTTCTTCCGGGCTATGGACCCGTCGTTGGTAACATAACTCAATTTCGGTCCAAATCAGCAGATCCAACTATGTCTAGCTACAAATTCCGCGGGGGTCAGATGCTCCGGGAACCAGCACTAGATTTCACGAATCCTTTACTGTTAGCACAAATCAAGAGAGATGCTAGAAATGCATGGACTGAAGACATGAAAGATTGGATGGACACTCCAGAAAAAAGACCTACCACATATGCTCATAGTTTCTATAGAAAGGGACCTGTGGAATCTGAAGATCCAGTTATTTTGAGACCAACATCACCAACGAGACGGAATAAACCACATCCAAAAGA AGTTTTTATGAAGTGTAACCTACAAAAAGTGCCAGGTTATCATGATCCATACAATGCAATGGGACAAGAAATGCATGTAGTCCAAGGATTTCAGAATCCAGACACTACCATCAGGGAAGATGTCTATTTAG TTGATGGATTGTGTgataagtatgaacaaagtagTAGACAACAACTTCGTAAGAAATTTGTAGCCAGACCTAATACATCGTATACATCATCTGCAATAAGATATCATGATACACAG agagaaaaattgaagagagcaATGAATGACCCTAGGTCAGCTCAGGCAGCTGAAGCCTGGATGAAGCTAGCAAATGAAAGAG acaGGAAAGCTGCTCAGTTTGTGATAGACCAATCACACTACCAACTTCCAGAAAAGACAAGAACACAAAGAAGTCCTAGAATGGTTGAGACAGCAGACCAAATCAAGACACCATTCCATGCATCAGTACATAGGTTCTTAAAAGCAGCTGGACCTCAAG AGGCCCGGGCAGTTGAAAGTCTACTCAAATCGTCAACAGCTCCAAAAGCTTTACCAATGAGTGGCCCACACTTTCACATTACGGATTATAGCAAACGAATCAGGATTCATCCAAAACATACAAGGACTGATTTCACCCATCATCCTGATTTTTACCCTTGA